In Bradyrhizobium erythrophlei, a single genomic region encodes these proteins:
- a CDS encoding aspartyl/asparaginyl beta-hydroxylase domain-containing protein: MLKTLLAPQFIGLYVLAASTVYVHFRGRERLRLGRQLGDHSTYLAPYNVLMYAGSAVPNQPVIPLEQFPELAKLHENWQTIRDEATRLFDEGFIRAAAKNNDWGFYSFFKSGWKRFYLKWYDDFLPSARSLCPQTVELLNSIPSVHGAMFAMLPPGGKLGAHRDPFAGSLRYHLGLVTPNSDKCRILVDGVQCVWRDGEAFMFDETFIHSAENATDVNRIILFCDVERPMKYGFMTAMNRWVSHHIVKASATQNVEGEHIGVLNKVFGKLYEVHLLGRRIKDWNRKVYYALKYTLTLAVLGLIVVSAFR; encoded by the coding sequence ATGTTGAAAACACTTCTCGCCCCGCAATTCATCGGCCTTTACGTACTGGCGGCGTCGACCGTGTATGTGCATTTCCGCGGCCGAGAGCGGCTCCGCCTCGGCCGTCAGCTCGGCGATCACTCGACCTACCTCGCGCCTTACAATGTGCTGATGTATGCGGGCTCGGCCGTTCCGAACCAGCCGGTGATCCCGCTCGAGCAGTTTCCCGAACTCGCCAAACTGCACGAGAACTGGCAGACCATCCGCGACGAGGCGACGCGCCTGTTCGACGAGGGCTTTATCCGGGCGGCCGCCAAGAACAACGACTGGGGTTTCTATTCGTTCTTCAAGAGCGGCTGGAAGCGCTTTTACCTGAAATGGTACGACGATTTCCTGCCGTCGGCGCGCTCGCTGTGCCCACAGACGGTGGAGCTTCTCAACTCGATCCCGAGCGTTCATGGCGCGATGTTTGCGATGCTGCCGCCCGGCGGCAAGTTAGGCGCACATCGCGATCCCTTTGCCGGCTCGCTGCGCTATCATTTAGGGCTGGTGACGCCCAATTCGGACAAATGCCGCATCCTGGTCGACGGCGTTCAGTGCGTCTGGCGCGACGGCGAAGCCTTCATGTTCGACGAGACCTTCATCCACAGCGCGGAGAATGCGACCGACGTCAACCGCATCATCCTGTTCTGCGACGTCGAGCGTCCGATGAAGTACGGCTTCATGACGGCGATGAACCGCTGGGTCAGCCATCACATCGTCAAGGCGTCGGCGACCCAGAACGTCGAGGGCGAGCATATCGGCGTGCTGAATAAAGTATTCGGCAAGCTCTATGAGGTGCATCTGCTCGGCCGCCGCATCAAGGACTGGAACCGCAAGGTGTATTACGCGCTGAAATACACGCTGACCTTGGCGGTGCTCGGCCTGATCGTGGTGTCGGCGTTCCGCTGA
- a CDS encoding response regulator transcription factor, protein MSSESAVPTYILQSDGLFREGLRLILSKTRFRAHGCAIDLEDLTGIPDDKPVLFIVAMDANQAVICSKIRSRYPLAFIVAVADESNPGSLASALDDGANAALFNTVSPHDLVNTLQAVINGKLILIDARLWPLEIQPKAEERLSPPLSSEMLWDAADEPQFMKLSAREIAILERIVRGDSNKQVARFFSIAEPTVKAHVKAILRKIGANNRTQAAIWAFNHHLFDQPSEEQAGLPILLQDETAR, encoded by the coding sequence ATGTCGAGTGAGTCTGCTGTACCGACCTATATCCTGCAAAGTGACGGCCTGTTCCGGGAAGGTCTTCGACTAATACTGTCGAAGACCCGCTTCCGTGCCCACGGTTGCGCAATTGACTTGGAGGACCTCACCGGAATCCCCGATGACAAACCTGTTCTGTTCATCGTGGCGATGGACGCGAACCAAGCCGTCATCTGCAGCAAGATTCGAAGCCGCTATCCGCTCGCATTCATCGTGGCGGTCGCTGACGAGAGCAATCCGGGCTCGCTCGCGAGTGCGCTGGATGACGGAGCAAACGCAGCGCTCTTCAATACCGTTAGCCCCCATGACCTCGTCAACACGCTGCAAGCGGTCATCAATGGTAAGCTCATTCTCATAGATGCCCGTCTCTGGCCGCTGGAAATCCAGCCAAAGGCCGAAGAGCGGTTGTCACCTCCCCTGAGCAGCGAGATGCTGTGGGATGCCGCCGACGAGCCTCAATTCATGAAGCTGTCCGCACGAGAGATCGCAATCCTTGAACGCATCGTACGGGGCGACTCGAATAAGCAGGTCGCACGGTTCTTCAGCATCGCTGAACCGACCGTGAAGGCGCATGTGAAGGCTATCTTGAGAAAAATTGGCGCCAACAATCGTACACAGGCTGCGATCTGGGCGTTTAACCACCACCTGTTCGATCAGCCCAGCGAGGAGCAGGCCGGGCTGCCGATATTGCTCCAGGACGAAACGGCCCGCTGA
- a CDS encoding flavin-containing monooxygenase: METTQKTEHFDVVIVGAGLSGIGAGYHLQQKCPGKSYVILGGRDCIGGTWDLFRYPGIRSDSDMFTLGYSFKPWTDPKAIADGPSILNYVRETAAENGIDKKIRFRHRVKRASWSTPDARWTIEAERGEGTGDIVRFTCNFLFSCSGYYRYTDGYTPEFAGRDDFKGQILHPQKWPDKLDYAGKRVVVIGSGATAVTLVPAMAEKASHVTMLQRSPTYVVSRPAQDKLAILLREKFGKSIAYHAIRWRNVLLGLAFFQFARRRPQRFKRMVLGGVRMALGPDYDIANFNPSYNPWDQRLCLVPDGDLFKSIREKRASVVTAGIDRFTMRGIRLKDGSELQADIIVTATGLVLQLLGGMETVVDGRTIDFAKTMNYKGMMYSDVPNLASAFGYTNASWTLKCDLTCEYVCRLLNYMDRHGYKQCVPHNVDPSVEQLPVLDFSSGYVQRALPMLPKQGSKRPWRLFQNYAFDIVTLRFGKVDDGVMKYS, encoded by the coding sequence ATGGAAACGACCCAGAAGACGGAACATTTTGACGTCGTGATCGTCGGCGCCGGTCTGTCCGGCATCGGCGCGGGCTATCACTTGCAGCAGAAATGCCCGGGCAAGAGCTACGTCATTCTCGGGGGGCGCGATTGCATCGGCGGCACCTGGGATCTATTTCGTTATCCCGGCATCCGCTCCGACAGCGACATGTTCACGCTCGGTTATTCGTTCAAGCCGTGGACCGATCCGAAGGCGATCGCGGACGGGCCGAGCATTCTCAATTACGTGCGCGAGACCGCAGCCGAGAACGGCATCGACAAGAAGATTCGCTTCCGCCATCGCGTGAAGCGCGCGTCATGGTCGACGCCGGATGCGCGCTGGACCATCGAGGCCGAGCGCGGCGAGGGCACGGGCGACATCGTTCGCTTCACCTGCAATTTCCTGTTCTCGTGCTCCGGCTACTACCGCTACACCGACGGCTACACGCCGGAGTTTGCAGGGAGAGACGATTTCAAGGGCCAGATCCTTCATCCACAAAAATGGCCCGACAAGCTCGACTATGCCGGCAAGCGCGTCGTGGTGATCGGCTCGGGCGCGACCGCCGTGACGCTGGTGCCGGCGATGGCGGAGAAGGCCAGCCACGTCACCATGTTGCAGCGTTCGCCGACCTATGTGGTGTCGCGTCCGGCGCAGGATAAGCTTGCGATCTTGCTGCGCGAGAAGTTCGGCAAGAGCATTGCCTATCATGCGATCCGCTGGCGCAATGTGCTTCTGGGACTGGCGTTCTTCCAGTTCGCGCGCCGCAGGCCGCAGCGGTTCAAGCGGATGGTGCTCGGCGGCGTCCGCATGGCGCTCGGCCCCGACTACGACATCGCGAACTTCAACCCGAGCTATAATCCCTGGGATCAGCGGCTGTGCCTTGTGCCGGACGGCGATCTCTTCAAGTCGATCAGGGAAAAGCGCGCCTCCGTCGTCACCGCCGGGATCGACCGCTTCACGATGCGCGGCATTCGCCTGAAAGACGGCAGCGAACTTCAAGCCGACATCATCGTCACCGCGACCGGCCTCGTGTTGCAGCTTCTGGGCGGCATGGAGACCGTGGTCGACGGCCGCACCATCGATTTCGCCAAAACCATGAACTACAAGGGCATGATGTATTCGGACGTGCCAAATCTCGCCTCTGCTTTCGGATATACCAACGCGTCCTGGACGCTGAAGTGCGATCTTACCTGCGAATATGTCTGCCGCCTGCTCAATTACATGGACCGGCACGGCTACAAGCAGTGCGTGCCGCACAATGTCGATCCTTCCGTCGAGCAACTGCCGGTTCTGGATTTCTCGTCGGGCTACGTGCAGCGCGCGTTGCCGATGCTTCCAAAGCAGGGCTCCAAACGGCCGTGGCGGCTGTTCCAGAACTACGCTTTCGACATCGTGACGTTGCGCTTCGGCAAGGTCGATGACGGCGTGATGAAGTACTCCTGA
- a CDS encoding glycosyltransferase family 87 protein, whose translation MTSIDQPVKAPAGESFARLLDPARLKLIARCSIVVAPVIYLCDLLQQTRLDLTDGVHRPFGDDFINYWSGAWLALHERAKGVYDFDAFHLFETSVVGSHIDPYHYSYPPVLLLLTAPLALIPYVPALGVWLAATWYAFYRALKAASGEGALLLSLATPALFVNAVGGQNGALTAALLCGGLVLLDRRPVVAGLLFGCLVYKPHLAVILPFALVAGRRWLTVVTTGTTAVVLVAVSVTLFGMQSWLDYIHNLGILRAAILEDGTGVWHRMVSMFVFARRLGADVQTAYAVQAVFAVVAAIVVARSWWRDDAAPVRNALVVMGTCLITPYLQDYDLVMSAFVAVWLKQAGERHVSVSPTMIAAGMAAIMLAPFFAAPLAKATGLVWATPVLVAVFALLVALMLAPPKHTVQT comes from the coding sequence ATGACGTCGATCGATCAACCTGTGAAAGCTCCGGCCGGAGAGTCTTTTGCGCGCCTGCTGGACCCGGCACGCCTCAAGCTGATCGCGCGGTGCTCGATCGTCGTCGCGCCTGTCATCTACCTCTGCGATCTCCTGCAACAGACGCGCCTCGATCTCACCGACGGCGTTCACCGGCCGTTCGGCGACGATTTCATCAACTACTGGTCCGGCGCCTGGCTCGCGCTGCACGAACGGGCGAAGGGCGTCTACGATTTCGACGCCTTCCATCTCTTCGAGACCTCGGTGGTCGGATCGCACATCGATCCCTATCACTACTCCTACCCGCCGGTGCTGTTGCTGCTGACGGCGCCGCTTGCGCTCATCCCCTACGTGCCCGCGCTCGGCGTCTGGCTGGCCGCGACCTGGTATGCGTTCTATCGTGCGTTGAAGGCGGCAAGCGGCGAGGGCGCACTTCTGCTGTCGCTGGCGACGCCGGCCTTGTTCGTCAATGCGGTCGGCGGACAGAACGGCGCGTTGACCGCGGCGCTGTTGTGCGGCGGATTGGTGCTGCTCGATCGCCGGCCGGTCGTGGCCGGCCTGCTGTTCGGCTGCCTCGTCTACAAGCCGCATCTGGCAGTGATCCTGCCCTTTGCGCTTGTTGCGGGCCGGCGCTGGCTGACCGTCGTGACGACCGGCACGACGGCCGTGGTGCTGGTAGCCGTGAGCGTGACGCTGTTCGGGATGCAATCCTGGCTCGATTATATCCACAACCTCGGCATCCTGCGCGCCGCGATTCTCGAGGATGGCACGGGCGTCTGGCACCGGATGGTGTCGATGTTCGTGTTTGCGCGGCGGCTCGGCGCGGACGTGCAGACGGCCTATGCCGTGCAAGCCGTCTTTGCGGTAGTGGCTGCGATCGTTGTCGCTCGATCCTGGTGGCGCGACGACGCGGCGCCGGTTCGCAACGCGCTGGTCGTGATGGGCACCTGCCTGATCACGCCCTACTTGCAGGACTACGACCTCGTGATGAGCGCGTTCGTCGCGGTCTGGCTCAAGCAGGCCGGCGAACGACACGTGAGCGTTTCGCCGACCATGATCGCAGCCGGCATGGCCGCGATCATGCTGGCGCCTTTCTTCGCCGCACCGCTCGCAAAGGCCACGGGCCTCGTTTGGGCGACGCCGGTTCTTGTCGCGGTGTTCGCATTGCTGGTGGCCCTGATGCTGGCGCCGCCGAAGCATACGGTTCAGACCTGA
- the metK gene encoding methionine adenosyltransferase, whose translation MRASYLFTSESVSEGHPDKVCDRISDEIVDLFYREGPKAGIDPWAIRAACETLATTNKVVIAGETRGPKSVTNDQIESVVRAAIKDIGYEQDGFHWENCDIDILLHPQSADIAQGVDALQPGVAKEEGAGDQGIMFGYACNETPDLMPAPIFYAHKILRLISEARHSGREKVLGPDSKSQVTVQYENGKPVGVREIVVSHQHLVEDLSSTQVREIVEPYVREALPKEWINGKTIWHINPTGKFYIGGPDGDTGLTGRKIIVDTYGGAAPHGGGAFSGKDPTKVDRSAAYAARYMAKNIVAAGLADRCTLQLAYAIGVARPLSIYIDTHGTGKVPEDKLEKAAAEVMDLTPRGIRTHLDLNRPIYARTSAYGHFGRTPDNEGGFSWEKTDLVEPLKRAV comes from the coding sequence ATGCGCGCGTCTTACCTGTTCACCTCAGAGTCGGTTTCCGAGGGTCATCCCGACAAGGTCTGCGACCGGATTTCCGATGAGATCGTCGATCTGTTCTACCGCGAAGGCCCGAAGGCTGGCATCGATCCCTGGGCGATCCGGGCGGCCTGCGAAACGCTCGCCACCACCAACAAGGTGGTGATCGCCGGCGAAACCCGCGGCCCGAAGTCCGTCACCAACGACCAGATCGAGAGCGTGGTGCGCGCAGCCATCAAGGACATTGGCTACGAGCAGGATGGCTTCCACTGGGAGAACTGCGACATCGACATTCTCCTGCATCCGCAGTCGGCCGACATCGCGCAGGGCGTCGACGCGCTGCAGCCGGGCGTGGCCAAGGAAGAGGGCGCGGGCGACCAGGGCATCATGTTCGGCTATGCCTGCAACGAGACACCCGACCTCATGCCGGCGCCGATCTTCTACGCCCACAAGATCCTGCGCCTGATCTCGGAAGCGCGTCACTCCGGCCGCGAGAAGGTGCTGGGCCCGGACTCCAAGAGCCAGGTCACCGTGCAATACGAGAACGGCAAGCCGGTCGGCGTGCGCGAGATTGTGGTCTCGCACCAGCATCTGGTCGAGGACTTGAGCTCGACGCAGGTGCGCGAGATCGTCGAACCGTATGTGCGCGAGGCGCTGCCGAAGGAATGGATCAACGGCAAGACGATCTGGCACATCAATCCCACCGGCAAGTTCTACATCGGCGGTCCCGACGGCGACACCGGCCTCACCGGCCGCAAGATCATCGTCGATACCTATGGCGGCGCGGCCCCGCATGGCGGCGGCGCGTTCTCCGGCAAGGACCCGACCAAGGTCGACCGCTCGGCCGCTTACGCCGCGCGGTACATGGCGAAAAACATCGTCGCCGCCGGTCTTGCCGACCGCTGCACGTTGCAGCTCGCTTACGCCATCGGCGTGGCGCGTCCGCTGTCGATCTATATCGACACGCACGGCACCGGAAAGGTGCCGGAGGACAAGCTCGAGAAGGCAGCAGCCGAGGTGATGGATCTCACCCCGCGCGGCATCCGCACCCATCTCGACCTCAACCGTCCGATCTACGCGCGCACCTCGGCCTACGGCCATTTCGGCCGCACGCCGGACAATGAAGGCGGCTTCTCCTGGGAGAAGACCGATCTCGTCGAGCCGCTCAAGCGCGCGGTGTGA
- a CDS encoding fumarylacetoacetate hydrolase family protein gives MTATSYVIPLPPQPSLPVVGDTKAYPVRRIWCVGRNYLEHIREMGNDERAPPFFFAKHADMLVGDGATVPYPPLTKDLHHEVELIVAMKSGGLNIPADKALEHVYGYAVGIDLTRRDLQIASRKKERPWEVGKSFDYSAPCSAIEPAAKIGHPSKGKIWLTVNGKETQKGDLTELIWSVPEIIWQLSQQVKLAAGDIIMTGTPAGVSQLHPGDKIECGVDGVGTLKVNIGEPEK, from the coding sequence ATGACCGCGACTTCCTACGTCATTCCCTTACCGCCCCAGCCCTCCTTGCCCGTTGTCGGCGACACCAAGGCCTATCCGGTCCGCCGCATCTGGTGCGTCGGACGCAACTATCTCGAACACATCCGCGAGATGGGAAATGACGAGCGGGCGCCGCCGTTCTTTTTCGCCAAGCACGCCGACATGCTGGTGGGCGATGGTGCGACCGTCCCCTATCCGCCGCTCACCAAGGACCTGCATCACGAGGTCGAGCTGATCGTCGCCATGAAGAGCGGTGGCTTGAACATTCCGGCCGACAAGGCGCTCGAGCATGTCTATGGCTACGCCGTCGGCATCGACCTCACCCGCCGCGACCTGCAGATCGCCTCGCGCAAGAAGGAGCGGCCGTGGGAAGTCGGCAAGTCCTTCGACTACTCCGCGCCGTGCTCGGCGATCGAGCCGGCCGCCAAGATCGGTCATCCCTCCAAGGGCAAGATCTGGCTGACCGTCAACGGCAAGGAAACGCAAAAGGGCGACCTCACCGAACTGATCTGGAGCGTGCCGGAGATCATCTGGCAATTGTCGCAGCAGGTGAAGCTCGCCGCCGGCGACATCATCATGACGGGCACGCCGGCGGGCGTCTCCCAGCTTCATCCCGGCGACAAGATCGAGTGCGGCGTCGACGGCGTCGGCACGCTGAAGGTGAACATCGGCGAACCGGAGAAGTGA
- a CDS encoding D-sedoheptulose 7-phosphate isomerase, with protein sequence MSKDPIAAHLALSREALERASGDASLLAVARKIAEVIAASLRAGHKLLIAGNGGSAADAQHIAAEIVGRYKKDRPAYAAIALTTDTSALTAIGNDYGFEHVFSRQVEALGRRGDVLLAMTTSGRSPNILSCLKAARSQGLVTVGFTGAKGSALGASCDHLLVAPSDDTAVIQQIHMAFAHGICEVIEQTLSHGSQA encoded by the coding sequence ATTTCGAAAGATCCGATTGCCGCCCATCTGGCGCTGTCGCGCGAGGCGCTGGAGCGCGCGAGCGGCGACGCGAGCCTGCTTGCGGTGGCGCGAAAGATCGCCGAGGTGATCGCAGCCAGCTTGCGCGCCGGCCACAAGCTCCTGATCGCAGGCAATGGCGGCAGCGCCGCTGACGCCCAGCATATCGCCGCCGAGATCGTCGGCCGCTATAAGAAAGACCGCCCGGCCTATGCGGCGATCGCGCTGACCACGGACACCTCGGCACTCACCGCCATCGGCAACGATTACGGCTTCGAGCATGTGTTTTCCCGTCAGGTTGAAGCGCTCGGCCGCCGCGGCGACGTTCTGCTCGCGATGACGACATCAGGCCGCTCGCCGAACATTCTTAGCTGCCTGAAGGCAGCGCGGAGCCAAGGACTGGTCACAGTTGGCTTTACTGGAGCCAAAGGCAGCGCGCTCGGCGCATCCTGCGATCATCTGCTGGTGGCGCCGAGCGACGACACCGCGGTGATCCAGCAGATCCACATGGCCTTTGCGCACGGCATCTGCGAAGTGATCGAGCAGACGTTATCGCACGGGTCGCAAGCCTGA
- a CDS encoding ABC transporter ATP-binding protein, producing MAEFPKKITDDPYGAAILIRRLVVEQGLGYWRQYLAAFALMGVVAAASAGATYVLGQVINQAYVNKNVAGIATLSGVTVLLLFVKGIGTYGHTVILSKISNAILAYNQRQLFAKLMNESVGFFSERHSSEFLARMTAGAKSITDLLNMLINAIGRDFLVLVAMIAVMVSQDPILSLIGLVAVPPAMLMLRKLVKRIKGLAHTQFTGTASIMETMQESLQGIRTVKAFTLEGAMQKRIDGNIAAVERNANKMARVSNRSNPLMEMLGGFAVAGCLMYAGYSVVALNATPGAFFSFMTAFLMATEPAKRLARLNIDLNSQLVGARMLLEVIDSPATEKADDDKPALKLSDARIEFKDVSFAYRTDEPVLNRMSFVAEPGKMTALVGPSGGGKSTVLALLLRFYEVKDGAVLIDDQPISDVSRRSLRHQIGYVGQDVYMFRDNIRANIAFGKENATEEEIVEAAKAACAHDFIMAFPLGYDTPVGEHGTQLSGGQRQRIAVARALLRNAPIILLDEATAALDSESEKQVQEAIEHLCQNRTTIVIAHRLHTIMHADAILVVEGGEIVERGRHEELLRRGGRYASFFRLQQRDTGYLAEISAAE from the coding sequence ATGGCCGAATTTCCAAAGAAAATCACCGATGATCCCTATGGCGCGGCGATCCTGATCCGCCGCCTGGTGGTGGAACAGGGCCTCGGCTACTGGCGGCAATACCTGGCGGCGTTTGCGCTGATGGGCGTGGTGGCAGCGGCCAGCGCCGGCGCGACCTACGTGCTCGGGCAGGTGATCAACCAGGCCTACGTCAACAAGAACGTCGCCGGCATCGCCACTCTCTCCGGCGTCACGGTGCTCTTGCTGTTCGTCAAGGGCATCGGGACCTACGGCCACACCGTGATCCTGTCGAAGATCTCGAACGCCATTCTCGCCTATAACCAGCGCCAGCTGTTTGCCAAGCTGATGAACGAGAGCGTCGGCTTCTTCTCCGAGCGGCATTCCTCGGAATTCCTGGCGCGGATGACCGCCGGCGCCAAATCCATCACCGACCTGTTGAACATGCTGATCAACGCGATCGGGCGCGACTTCCTGGTGCTGGTGGCGATGATCGCGGTCATGGTGAGCCAGGACCCGATCCTGTCGCTGATCGGCCTCGTCGCCGTGCCGCCGGCGATGCTGATGCTGCGAAAGCTCGTCAAGCGCATCAAGGGCCTCGCGCACACGCAGTTTACCGGCACCGCCAGCATCATGGAGACGATGCAGGAATCCCTGCAAGGCATCCGCACCGTCAAGGCATTCACGCTGGAAGGGGCGATGCAGAAGCGCATCGACGGGAACATCGCGGCCGTCGAACGCAACGCCAACAAAATGGCGCGGGTGTCTAACCGCTCCAACCCGCTGATGGAAATGCTCGGCGGTTTTGCCGTCGCCGGCTGCCTGATGTATGCCGGCTACAGCGTGGTCGCGCTCAATGCGACGCCCGGCGCGTTCTTTTCCTTCATGACCGCCTTCCTGATGGCCACCGAACCCGCCAAGCGGCTGGCACGGCTCAATATCGATCTCAACAGCCAGCTGGTCGGCGCGCGGATGCTGCTCGAAGTCATCGACAGTCCCGCGACCGAGAAGGCGGACGACGACAAGCCGGCGCTGAAGCTCTCCGACGCTAGGATCGAATTCAAGGACGTCTCGTTCGCCTATCGGACGGACGAGCCGGTGTTGAACCGCATGAGCTTTGTCGCCGAGCCCGGCAAGATGACCGCCCTCGTCGGCCCCTCCGGCGGCGGCAAGTCGACGGTGCTGGCGCTGTTGCTGCGCTTCTACGAGGTCAAGGACGGCGCGGTCCTGATCGACGATCAGCCGATCTCGGACGTGTCGCGGCGCTCGCTGCGGCACCAGATCGGCTATGTCGGCCAGGACGTCTATATGTTCCGCGACAACATCCGCGCCAATATCGCTTTCGGCAAGGAAAACGCGACCGAAGAAGAAATCGTCGAAGCCGCGAAGGCGGCGTGCGCTCACGATTTCATCATGGCCTTCCCGCTCGGCTATGACACGCCGGTCGGCGAACACGGCACGCAGCTGTCGGGCGGCCAGCGCCAGCGCATCGCGGTCGCGCGCGCGCTACTGCGGAACGCACCGATCATCCTGCTGGATGAGGCGACCGCCGCACTCGACTCTGAGTCCGAAAAGCAGGTGCAGGAAGCGATCGAACATCTGTGCCAGAACCGCACCACCATCGTGATCGCGCATCGCCTGCACACGATCATGCATGCCGACGCCATTCTGGTGGTGGAAGGCGGCGAGATCGTCGAGCGCGGCCGTCACGAGGAGTTGTTACGCCGCGGCGGCCGCTATGCCTCGTTCTTCCGCCTGCAACAGCGCGACACCGGTTATCTGGCCGAGATCAGCGCGGCCGAATAA
- the ahcY gene encoding adenosylhomocysteinase — MTATAKKPGFTDYIVKDISLAEFGRKELSLAETEMPGLMATREEYGPKQPLKGARIAGSLHMTIQTGVLIETLAALGADIRWVSCNIYSTQDHAAAAIAAAGIPVFAVKGESLAEYWDYTAKLFDWHGGGHPNMILDDGGDATMYVHLGLKAENGDAAFLDKPGSEEEEVFFALLKKQLKEKPKGYFAGIAKSIQGVSEETTTGVHRLYDMQKAGTLLWPAINVNDSVTKSKFDNLYGCRESLVDGIRRGTDVMMSGKVAMVAGFGDVGKGSAASLRQAGCRVMVSEVDPICALQAAMEGYEVVTMEDAAPRADIFVTATGNKDIITIEHMRAMKDRAIVCNIGHFDNEIQIAGLRNLKWTNIKPQVDEIEFPDKHRIILLSEGRLVNLGNAMGHPSFVMSASFTNQTLAQIELFANNKDGKYKKEVYVLPKSLDEKVARLHLAKIGVKLTTLRKDQADYIGVKQEGPFKSDHYRY; from the coding sequence ATGACCGCCACCGCCAAGAAGCCCGGCTTCACCGACTACATCGTCAAGGACATTTCGCTCGCCGAGTTCGGCCGCAAGGAACTCTCGCTGGCCGAGACCGAAATGCCCGGTCTGATGGCGACGCGCGAGGAATACGGTCCGAAGCAGCCCTTGAAGGGCGCGCGCATTGCGGGCTCGCTGCACATGACCATTCAGACCGGCGTGCTGATCGAAACGCTGGCTGCGCTCGGGGCCGACATCCGCTGGGTCTCCTGCAACATCTATTCGACGCAGGATCACGCGGCCGCCGCGATCGCCGCGGCCGGCATTCCGGTGTTCGCGGTGAAGGGGGAGAGCCTCGCCGAATACTGGGACTACACCGCCAAGCTGTTCGACTGGCATGGCGGCGGCCATCCCAACATGATCCTCGATGACGGCGGCGACGCCACCATGTATGTGCATCTCGGCCTCAAGGCTGAGAACGGCGACGCGGCGTTCCTCGACAAGCCCGGTTCGGAAGAAGAGGAAGTATTCTTCGCGCTCTTGAAGAAGCAGCTCAAGGAGAAGCCGAAAGGCTACTTTGCAGGCATCGCCAAGTCGATCCAGGGCGTCTCGGAAGAGACGACCACGGGCGTGCATCGTCTCTACGACATGCAGAAGGCCGGCACGCTGCTGTGGCCCGCCATCAACGTCAACGACAGCGTCACCAAGTCGAAGTTCGACAACCTCTATGGCTGCCGTGAATCGCTGGTCGACGGCATCCGCCGCGGCACCGACGTCATGATGTCGGGCAAGGTGGCGATGGTCGCGGGCTTCGGCGACGTCGGCAAGGGCTCGGCGGCCTCACTGCGCCAGGCCGGCTGCCGCGTGATGGTTTCCGAAGTCGATCCGATCTGCGCGTTGCAGGCGGCGATGGAAGGCTATGAAGTCGTCACCATGGAAGACGCCGCACCGCGCGCCGACATCTTCGTCACCGCGACCGGCAACAAGGACATCATCACCATCGAGCACATGCGCGCGATGAAGGATCGCGCCATCGTCTGCAACATCGGGCATTTCGACAACGAGATCCAGATCGCGGGCCTGCGCAACCTGAAATGGACCAACATCAAGCCGCAGGTCGACGAGATCGAGTTTCCCGACAAGCACCGCATCATCCTGCTCTCCGAAGGCCGCCTGGTGAACCTCGGCAACGCGATGGGCCATCCGTCCTTCGTGATGTCGGCTTCCTTCACCAACCAGACGCTGGCGCAGATCGAACTGTTCGCCAACAACAAGGACGGCAAATACAAGAAGGAAGTCTACGTGCTGCCGAAGTCGCTGGACGAGAAGGTGGCCCGCCTGCACCTCGCCAAGATCGGCGTGAAGCTGACGACCCTGCGCAAGGACCAGGCCGACTATATCGGCGTGAAGCAGGAAGGCCCGTTCAAGTCGGATCATTATCGGTATTGA
- a CDS encoding D-glycero-alpha-D-manno-heptose-1,7-bisphosphate 7-phosphatase yields the protein MSGESPARSSPRPAAFLDRDGVINHDDGFVATRDRIRWMPNAAKAIRRLNDAGYFVFFFTNQSGVARGFFTEDELNTLHDWMRSELAARGARIDDVRYCPHHPKGTVAGYLEDHHWRKPKPGMILDLMAHWPVRRDGSFVIGDRESDIEAAEAARLPGFLFAGGDLDAFVAEILAKPI from the coding sequence ATGAGCGGCGAATCCCCTGCTCGCTCGTCGCCGCGGCCGGCCGCCTTTCTCGACCGTGACGGCGTCATCAACCATGACGACGGCTTTGTGGCTACCCGCGACCGCATTCGCTGGATGCCGAATGCAGCCAAGGCGATCCGAAGGCTGAACGACGCCGGCTACTTCGTGTTCTTCTTCACCAATCAATCCGGCGTCGCCCGCGGCTTCTTCACCGAAGACGAACTCAACACATTGCACGACTGGATGCGCAGCGAGCTCGCCGCACGGGGGGCACGGATCGACGACGTCCGCTATTGCCCACATCATCCGAAGGGAACGGTTGCGGGCTATCTCGAAGACCATCACTGGCGAAAGCCCAAGCCCGGCATGATTCTCGATCTGATGGCGCACTGGCCGGTGCGGCGCGACGGCAGTTTTGTCATTGGCGACCGCGAGAGCGATATCGAGGCGGCGGAAGCAGCTCGCCTGCCCGGCTTTCTGTTTGCGGGCGGCGACCTCGATGCTTTCGTGGCGGAGATTTTGGCGAAGCCGATTTGA